In one window of Plasmodium berghei ANKA genome assembly, chromosome: 14 DNA:
- a CDS encoding ubiquitin carboxyl-terminal hydrolase MINDY, putative, whose protein sequence is MSSWLKHNYDGNSDEEENIIVRFADYETFKSYVLNKYDKTNKLHNYQTDNIYFYTVKWITFINRKVPILLQNKNGACPLLCIANILLLRNQLHIDKKIKKISQKVLEDKIISILLESNKKNVTNNSASCNYRKNIIECIDILPQLKYGLDVNCKFTDIQSFEYTKGLCIFDMLNIPLYHGWVISADDKIFYPYLKDYSYNVIINKVIKYNEYYEKKRKSASKEESSNERLLIISQALNLDFESDDGGNCSAPKKIEEKDNIHINDMILSKVDSNTDKKLEFETCEHINTMPIENSNSSFSIKSYSNTNAKIIKSQSSSIPIFPDDLDKNFEDNFKTNMPQNSVLNLGNYNVGHDPWEDKSKTDFNRRFYNANRNSYNNEIGIINNNYNMSNNKNNVNKNNINNNNDSSSGKKNAIIPIFLKKDKKNNKCDTIETNNPEWINKAGDVLKKKKESLTLLFSSPLHKKIEKKDKEVINDYENAKVENIKKDNKNGRIKHPLKIEYFNEENKINTPKFPDDIISANENFKTNSFSFKSDILDTSVNNINANYEIFEKGDKIKNSNSKVDSENIIDNDNKYKEHIIINNYNTNINLTPREFHEALIILEFLEVYKTQLTLVGLKLLQENLNPNQLVAFFRNNHFNTLFKYNNKLFLLIGDISFLHLRCTWELFDSVSNDTIYCDNNFKCITSENMSNLFNQHISILNSFENMSNLKANMQSINAYSSYLHSKKKKKKCTFM, encoded by the coding sequence atgtCATCCTGGttaaaacataattatGATGGAAACAGCgatgaagaagaaaatattatagttCGATTCGCCGATTATGAGACTTTTAAGTCTTATGTATTAAATAAGTatgataaaacaaataaattacaCAATTATCAAACggataatatatatttttatacagTTAAATGGATTACTTTTATAAACAGGAAAGTTCCAATTTTacttcaaaataaaaatggagCATGTCCTCTTTTATGTATAGCTaatatattactattacGAAATCAATTACatatagataaaaaaattaaaaaaatatctcAAAAAGTACTAGAagacaaaataataagtatattattggaatcaaataaaaaaaatgtaacaAATAATAGTGCTTCATGtaattatagaaaaaatataattgaatGTATAGATATATTACCACAATTAAAATATGGATTAGATGTAAATTGTAAATTTACAGATATACAATCATTTGAATATACTAAAGGATTATGCATATTCGATATGTTAAATATTCCACTATATCATGGCTGGGTAATATCAGctgatgataaaatattttatccttatttaaaagattattcatataatgtcattataaataaagttattaaatataatgaatattatgaaaaaaaaagaaagagtGCATCTAAAGAAGAATCATCAAATGAAAGATTGCTAATTATATCTCAGGCCTTAAATTTAGATTTTGAAAGTGATGATGGAGGAAATTGCAGTGCtccaaaaaaaatcgaagaaaaagataacatccatataaatgatatgaTTCTTTCGAAAGTGGATTCAAATACggataaaaaattagaatTTGAAACATGTgaacatataaatacaatGCCTATTGAAAATTCTAACTCAAGTTTTAGTATAAAATCTTATAGTAACACAAatgcaaaaataataaaatcaCAGAGCAGTAGCATACCTATATTCCCCGATGATTTggataaaaattttgaagataattttaaaacaaatatgcCTCAAAATTCGGTTCTTAATTTAGGTAACTATAATGTTGGGCATGACCCTTGGGAAGATAAGAGCAAAACGGATTTCAATAGACGATTTTATAATGCCAATCGAAATTCATATAACAATGAAATAggaataattaataataattataatatgagtaataataaaaataatgtaaataaaaataacattaacaataataatgatagtTCTagtggaaaaaaaaatgctatTATCCcgatttttttgaaaaaggacaaaaaaaacaataaatgtGATACAATAGAAACAAATAATCCAGAATGGATAAATAAAGCTGGAgatgtattaaaaaaaaaaaaagaatctttaactcttttattttcgtctccattacataaaaaaattgaaaaaaaggaTAAAGAAGTCATAAATGATTATGAAAATGCAAAagtagaaaatataaagaaagacaataaaaatggacGTATAAAACATCCTTTAAAAatagaatattttaatgaagaaaataaaataaatacccCTAAATTCCCAGATGATATTATATCTgctaatgaaaattttaaaacaaacTCATTTTCATTCAAATCGGATATTCTAGACACTAgtgtaaataatattaatgcaAATTATGAGATATTTGAAAAAGGGgataaaatcaaaaattcaaatagtAAAGTGGATtctgaaaatattatagataatgataataaatataaagaacatataattataaataattataatactAATATCAATTTAACACCACGTGAATTCCATGAAGCATTAATTATACTTGAATTTTTAGAAGTTTATAAAACTCAATTGACATTAGTTGGCTTGAAGTTATTAcaagaaaatttaaatccTAACCAACTAGTAGCattttttagaaataaCCATTTTAATActctttttaaatataacaataaattatttttattaattggagatatttcttttttgcATTTAAGATGCACATGGGAATTATTTGATAGTGTAAGTAATGACACTATTTATtgtgataataattttaaatgtatAACAAGCGAAAATATGTCAAATTTGTTCAATCAACatatttcaattttaaaCAGTTTTGAAAACATGAGTAATTTGAAAGCAAATATGCAATCTATAAATGCATATTCATCCTATTTAcatagtaaaaaaaaaaaaaaaaaatgtacatTCATGTAG